The following coding sequences lie in one Kribbella sp. NBC_00709 genomic window:
- a CDS encoding sugar phosphate isomerase/epimerase family protein, translating into MRLGFATLGCPGAPLDEVLALAQGNNFTGLELRAAPDEFTHTGLTGPQRRELRTRVEDAGLEIFAVSSYVKLCSVEDQPLEAHLELAGDLGARGVRVFPGDDPSDDSGTTDSPSAGEIRALDRVTSAPRDVPILLETHDSHSTARQVAAFCALLDTDVPGHNVKAIWDSSHTWSHGETLAESFALLKPWVDLVQFKQADSQQDYRPVAIDAGDFPIQELLQTLDGTDYPLSLEWELKWHPQLPTLAETLPAVHSWLGAGEVK; encoded by the coding sequence ATGCGTCTAGGTTTCGCCACTCTCGGCTGTCCCGGAGCTCCGCTCGACGAGGTCCTGGCGCTTGCCCAGGGCAACAACTTCACCGGTCTGGAGTTGCGGGCCGCGCCGGACGAGTTCACCCACACCGGCCTGACCGGTCCACAGCGGCGTGAGCTGCGGACCCGGGTCGAGGACGCCGGTCTGGAGATCTTCGCGGTCAGCAGCTACGTGAAGCTCTGCTCGGTCGAGGACCAGCCGCTCGAAGCCCACCTCGAGCTGGCCGGCGACCTCGGCGCCCGCGGCGTGCGCGTCTTCCCCGGCGACGACCCCAGCGACGACAGCGGTACGACGGACTCCCCCAGCGCCGGCGAGATCCGCGCCCTCGACCGCGTGACGAGTGCACCGCGGGACGTCCCGATCCTGCTGGAGACGCACGACTCGCACTCGACGGCCCGTCAGGTCGCCGCGTTCTGCGCGCTGCTCGACACCGACGTCCCCGGCCACAACGTGAAGGCGATCTGGGACAGCTCGCACACCTGGTCGCACGGGGAGACTCTGGCCGAGTCGTTCGCGCTGTTGAAGCCGTGGGTCGACCTGGTCCAGTTCAAGCAGGCCGACTCGCAGCAGGACTACCGCCCGGTGGCCATCGACGCCGGCGACTTCCCGATCCAGGAGCTGCTGCAGACCCTCGACGGGACGGACTACCCGCTCTCACTGGAGTGGGAGCTCAAGTGGCACCCGCAGCTGCCGACTCTGGCCGAGACGCTGCCCGCCGTTCACTCCTGGCTGGGTGCCGGCGAGGTCAAGTAG
- a CDS encoding rhomboid family intramembrane serine protease: MTETVCYRHPDRPAGVRCQRCDRPICPSCMNSAAVGFQCPSCFNEGVRSVPRTRTSLGGIQRGNQQIVTYTILALNVLVFIAVHVGSPRILQDLVMVPVLTESEPWRLLTSAFTHVQIFHIFSNLFMLWQLGPPLEQMLGRLRFTVLYLLSALGGSVAVWILAAPGSATLGASGAVLGLVGALLVISRARGLDITWIIMYVAVTAVLSFVIPNVSWEGHLGGFIVGAALAWIYLQLSKPKRRNKQAA, from the coding sequence GTGACCGAGACCGTCTGCTACCGGCACCCGGATCGGCCCGCCGGGGTGCGCTGCCAGCGCTGTGACCGGCCGATCTGCCCGTCCTGCATGAACAGCGCCGCCGTCGGCTTCCAATGCCCGAGCTGCTTCAACGAAGGGGTCCGATCGGTCCCGCGGACCAGGACCTCGCTCGGCGGCATCCAGCGCGGCAACCAGCAGATCGTCACCTACACGATCCTGGCGCTCAACGTGCTGGTGTTCATCGCCGTGCACGTCGGTAGTCCGCGGATCCTGCAGGACCTGGTGATGGTGCCGGTGCTGACCGAGAGCGAGCCGTGGCGGCTGCTCACGTCGGCCTTCACCCACGTGCAGATCTTCCACATCTTCTCGAACCTGTTCATGCTCTGGCAGCTCGGACCGCCACTGGAGCAGATGCTCGGCCGGCTGCGGTTCACGGTCCTCTACCTGCTGTCGGCGCTCGGCGGCAGCGTCGCGGTCTGGATCCTGGCAGCCCCCGGCTCGGCCACGCTCGGAGCATCCGGCGCGGTCCTCGGCCTGGTCGGCGCCCTCCTGGTGATCAGCCGCGCCCGCGGCCTCGACATCACCTGGATCATCATGTACGTCGCTGTCACCGCCGTACTGTCCTTCGTCATCCCGAACGTCTCCTGGGAAGGCCACCTGGGCGGCTTCATCGTCGGCGCGGCGCTGGCGTGGATCTACCTCCAACTCTCCAAACCCAAACGCCGCAACAAACAAGCCGCCTAG
- a CDS encoding FAD-binding oxidoreductase, which translates to MTESDLPVAQLTPGRWGDPAHRVELPAAAVEALKHLGVQRPTAPTRAPGAAGALGATPLSFLTAVVGDEHVVTDLGSRWAHTRGYSTTDLLRFRAGDTSDMPEAVVYPASHEQVVELLAGCAEHDLAVVPYSGGTSVVGGLAPSRRFVTVDLRRLDQLVAVDEISRTATLQAGVRGPAAEALLAERGYTLGHFPQSYEGASIGGYAAARSSGQSSAGYGRFDQMVVGLTLATPRGTIELGRAPMSAAGPDLRQLVLGSEGAFGIITSVVVRIRPRPTERHFEGWRFESFDAGLTAVRRLAQDGPLPTVLRLSDEVETAVNLADPDVLGGGSGGVLAIIGFDGPYNQATAEVLTAAGGQNLGEGPGETWRTGRYRAPYLRDPLLDEGALVETLETAAFWSRIPALKAAVTEALVSALSATPPLVLCHISHVYETGASLYFTVICAQNDDPVEQWRTAKHAASQAIADAGGTISHHHGVGTDHRTAYHAEIGALAVEALQAVKHTFDPDGVLNPGILI; encoded by the coding sequence ATGACCGAATCCGACCTCCCGGTGGCGCAACTCACGCCCGGACGCTGGGGCGACCCGGCCCACCGCGTAGAACTCCCCGCCGCCGCGGTCGAGGCCCTCAAGCACCTCGGCGTCCAGCGCCCGACTGCCCCGACCCGCGCGCCGGGTGCTGCGGGTGCGTTGGGTGCGACGCCGCTGTCCTTCCTGACCGCGGTTGTGGGCGACGAGCACGTTGTGACGGATCTGGGCAGTCGCTGGGCGCACACCAGGGGCTACTCGACGACGGACCTGCTGCGTTTCCGCGCGGGCGACACCTCGGACATGCCTGAAGCCGTCGTCTACCCGGCGTCGCACGAACAGGTGGTCGAGTTGCTCGCGGGCTGCGCCGAGCACGACCTGGCCGTCGTCCCGTACTCCGGTGGGACCTCGGTCGTCGGCGGCCTCGCACCCTCCCGCCGCTTCGTCACGGTCGACCTCCGACGCCTCGACCAACTCGTCGCCGTCGACGAGATCTCCCGAACGGCCACGTTGCAGGCCGGCGTCCGCGGCCCGGCCGCCGAGGCTCTGCTCGCCGAGCGCGGCTACACCCTCGGCCACTTCCCCCAGTCCTACGAGGGCGCGTCGATCGGCGGGTACGCGGCCGCGCGCTCCAGCGGACAGTCCTCCGCCGGCTACGGCCGCTTCGATCAGATGGTCGTCGGCCTCACCCTGGCCACTCCTCGGGGCACGATCGAGCTCGGCCGGGCGCCGATGTCCGCGGCCGGTCCCGATCTACGTCAGTTGGTGCTCGGCTCGGAGGGTGCGTTCGGCATCATCACGTCGGTCGTCGTACGGATCCGCCCGCGTCCGACCGAGCGCCATTTCGAAGGCTGGCGGTTCGAGAGCTTCGACGCCGGCCTGACCGCCGTACGGCGTCTCGCGCAGGACGGCCCGCTGCCGACGGTGCTGCGGTTGTCGGACGAGGTCGAGACCGCGGTGAACCTGGCCGATCCGGATGTGCTCGGCGGCGGATCGGGCGGCGTCCTCGCGATCATCGGCTTCGACGGCCCGTACAACCAGGCAACCGCGGAGGTGCTGACGGCGGCCGGTGGTCAGAACCTCGGCGAGGGCCCTGGCGAGACCTGGCGCACCGGCCGCTACCGCGCGCCGTACCTCCGCGATCCACTCCTCGACGAAGGCGCCCTCGTCGAAACCCTCGAGACCGCGGCCTTCTGGTCCCGCATCCCGGCGCTGAAAGCGGCAGTCACCGAAGCACTTGTCAGCGCGTTGAGCGCGACTCCGCCGTTGGTCCTCTGCCACATCTCCCACGTGTACGAAACCGGTGCCTCGCTCTACTTCACCGTGATCTGCGCACAGAACGACGACCCGGTCGAGCAGTGGCGGACCGCGAAGCACGCCGCCAGTCAGGCGATCGCCGATGCCGGCGGCACGATCTCCCACCATCACGGAGTCGGCACCGATCACCGCACGGCGTACCACGCGGAGATCGGCGCGCTGGCGGTCGAAGCCCTGCAGGCCGTCAAGCACACCTTCGACCCGGACGGCGTCCTCAACCCGGGCATCCTGATCTGA
- a CDS encoding methylated-DNA--[protein]-cysteine S-methyltransferase gives MRWSVIDSPIGELTLAVDDTGLCRLHFGAADRPVETDPLLTEAAEQLKAYFAGELQEFTLPLSVRGGSDFERAVWTQLTRIPYGEMQTYGDVAKIVGDDVGAARAVGTACNRNPIAIVVPCHRVVGAGGKMVGFGGGIPTKRHLLELEARVSLETLWT, from the coding sequence ATGCGCTGGTCCGTGATCGATTCGCCCATCGGCGAGCTGACCCTGGCGGTCGACGACACCGGGCTGTGCCGGCTGCACTTCGGCGCGGCCGACCGTCCGGTCGAGACCGACCCGCTGCTGACCGAGGCCGCCGAGCAGCTGAAGGCGTACTTCGCCGGCGAGCTCCAGGAGTTCACCCTGCCGCTGTCCGTCCGCGGCGGCTCCGACTTCGAGCGCGCGGTCTGGACCCAGCTGACCCGCATCCCGTACGGCGAGATGCAGACGTACGGCGATGTCGCGAAGATCGTCGGCGACGACGTGGGCGCCGCCCGCGCGGTCGGCACCGCCTGCAACCGGAACCCGATCGCCATCGTCGTGCCCTGCCACCGGGTCGTCGGCGCCGGCGGGAAGATGGTCGGCTTCGGCGGCGGCATCCCGACCAAGCGGCACCTGCTCGAGCTCGAGGCGCGGGTCTCGCTCGAGACGTTGTGGACCTGA
- a CDS encoding DUF4328 domain-containing protein — MGVGASILIGLVTVTAWATAWSDWYSFHTLKTYGADPDKLDQADLISGSLGIISALALFAAAVVFIVWLWRVRWNAEMFCRGEHRLTRGWVLGCWLVPVVNLWYPKQVVDDIVAASDPRTDPHTPTLKEIPGTQLVWAWWLTWVIGLVSGNIVQRGVLAGASQLGDLRTNVILSSVSALFTTGAAVLAVILIQRIDELQSMRPWVPWWAVGTPHSGFQPPAR, encoded by the coding sequence ATGGGTGTCGGTGCGTCGATCCTGATCGGACTGGTCACCGTCACCGCGTGGGCGACCGCGTGGTCGGACTGGTACTCGTTCCACACGCTCAAGACGTACGGCGCCGATCCGGACAAGCTGGACCAGGCCGACCTGATCTCCGGCTCGCTCGGCATCATCTCGGCGCTCGCGCTGTTCGCGGCCGCGGTGGTGTTCATCGTCTGGCTCTGGCGGGTCCGGTGGAACGCGGAGATGTTCTGCCGCGGCGAGCACCGGCTCACCCGTGGCTGGGTGCTCGGCTGCTGGCTCGTCCCGGTGGTGAACCTCTGGTACCCCAAGCAGGTCGTCGACGACATCGTCGCGGCCAGCGACCCGCGGACCGATCCGCACACCCCGACGCTGAAGGAGATCCCGGGCACCCAGTTGGTGTGGGCCTGGTGGCTGACCTGGGTGATCGGACTGGTCTCCGGAAACATCGTGCAAAGAGGCGTTCTCGCCGGCGCGTCGCAGCTGGGAGATCTGCGTACGAACGTCATACTGTCCTCCGTCTCGGCGCTGTTCACCACCGGCGCGGCCGTGCTCGCGGTGATCCTGATCCAGCGGATCGACGAACTGCAGAGCATGCGTCCATGGGTGCCGTGGTGGGCGGTCGGGACACCGCACAGTGGCTTCCAACCTCCTGCGCGGTAA
- a CDS encoding peptidylprolyl isomerase yields the protein MAEELYATLQTNKGDVVIRLFPNHAPATVSNFVGLADGSKEWTDPETGQATSRPFYDGLTFHRVIDGFMIQGGCPLGTGTGTPGYQFDDEIHPELQFDRPYLLAMANAGIQYGHGTNGSQFFVTVVPTPHLNRKHTIFGEVADDESKKVVDAIATADTAPGDRPLEPIVISKVVIERKNA from the coding sequence GTGGCCGAAGAGCTCTACGCAACCCTGCAGACGAACAAGGGCGACGTCGTCATCAGGTTGTTCCCGAACCACGCGCCGGCGACGGTCAGCAACTTCGTCGGCCTGGCCGACGGCAGCAAGGAGTGGACCGACCCGGAGACCGGCCAGGCCACCAGCCGGCCGTTCTACGACGGCCTCACCTTCCACCGGGTCATCGACGGGTTCATGATCCAGGGCGGCTGCCCGCTCGGCACCGGCACCGGCACGCCGGGGTACCAGTTCGACGACGAGATCCACCCGGAGCTCCAGTTCGACCGTCCGTACCTGCTCGCGATGGCGAACGCCGGCATCCAGTACGGCCACGGCACCAACGGCTCGCAGTTCTTCGTGACCGTCGTGCCGACGCCGCACCTGAACCGCAAGCACACGATCTTCGGTGAGGTCGCCGACGACGAGTCGAAGAAGGTCGTCGATGCGATCGCCACCGCCGACACCGCACCCGGCGACCGGCCGCTCGAGCCGATCGTGATCAGCAAAGTTGTCATCGAGCGTAAGAACGCCTGA
- a CDS encoding ABC transporter ATP-binding protein — protein MSSNSQLSETAPALSADRLTKHFGDRVAFEDVSFEIGYGEVFGFLGPNGAGKTTTVRTLGTLLTPTSGSATVAGLPLTPDNGVEIRRRISIMPESPGLYLRLSVLENLRCFADLYEVPAATERIDHVLRAVRLTDRAHDACGALSKGLRQRVALARALLNDPRVLFLDEPTSGLDPVAAREVHDLIDDLRRRGVTIFLTTHRLDEAERLCDRVAILNTTLRTIGRPDQLRDELFAQTLIVRTVAPIPVPGNVFLGVPGVSDWRTDGPSTYVLTVADPALAAPGVTRALVKADADVLSIAASHHSLEDVYLELIDNDVQVGRP, from the coding sequence TTGAGCAGCAACAGTCAGCTGAGCGAGACCGCACCGGCGCTGTCAGCCGATCGGCTGACCAAGCATTTCGGCGACCGCGTCGCCTTCGAGGACGTCTCGTTCGAGATCGGCTACGGCGAGGTCTTCGGATTCCTGGGCCCGAACGGCGCCGGCAAGACGACAACCGTGCGCACCCTGGGCACCCTCCTCACGCCGACTTCCGGCTCGGCGACCGTCGCCGGACTTCCACTGACACCGGACAACGGCGTGGAGATCCGCCGCCGCATCTCGATCATGCCCGAGTCACCCGGCCTGTACCTCCGGCTGAGCGTGCTCGAGAACCTGCGCTGTTTCGCCGACCTGTACGAGGTGCCCGCCGCGACCGAGCGCATCGACCACGTACTGCGCGCCGTACGCCTGACCGATCGGGCTCACGATGCCTGCGGCGCCCTGTCCAAGGGCCTTCGGCAACGAGTCGCGCTGGCCCGCGCACTGCTCAACGACCCGCGCGTGCTGTTCCTGGACGAACCGACCTCCGGACTCGATCCGGTCGCTGCCCGCGAGGTTCACGACCTGATCGACGACCTGCGCCGGCGCGGTGTCACGATCTTCCTCACCACCCATCGCCTCGACGAGGCGGAACGCCTGTGCGACCGCGTCGCCATCCTGAACACGACCCTGCGCACCATCGGCCGGCCGGACCAACTCCGCGACGAGCTCTTCGCCCAGACGCTGATTGTGCGCACGGTCGCCCCGATTCCCGTGCCAGGCAACGTCTTCCTCGGCGTACCCGGCGTCTCCGACTGGCGCACCGACGGTCCCTCGACGTATGTCCTGACCGTCGCGGATCCGGCCCTGGCAGCACCAGGTGTCACCCGGGCACTGGTGAAGGCCGACGCCGACGTGCTGTCGATCGCCGCGTCGCACCACAGCCTCGAAGACGTCTACCTCGAGCTCATCGACAACGACGTACAGGTCGGGCGACCGTGA
- a CDS encoding S-adenosylmethionine:tRNA ribosyltransferase-isomerase produces MKVHPHTRFVLPDALNAGEPPEACGLRRDQVKLLVAEGSTITHTRFDRIGEHLRPGDLLLVNTSGTLPAAVDGPSVTVHFSTALDDGTWVVELRDGGAPKFDGTAGDRLELPEGVLTLLAPCQSESNRLWIARPPVPDVPGYLQRHGRPITYNYIGKQWPLAAYQTVFAREPGSAEMPSAARPFSFELVSHLASQGVLIAPIMLHCGVSSLESHEAPQPERYDVPAHTARLVHWVKANGGRVIAVGTTAVRAIESAVDGGVNPSHGWTDLVLSPDRPPQIVDGLITGWHAPEASHLLLLESVAGTELVQRAYDAAVQENYLWHEFGDSCLLLRSSSR; encoded by the coding sequence GTGAAAGTGCACCCCCACACACGATTCGTCCTCCCGGACGCGCTGAACGCCGGCGAACCACCGGAGGCCTGCGGCCTGCGGCGGGACCAGGTGAAGCTGCTGGTCGCGGAGGGGTCGACCATCACGCACACCCGCTTCGACCGGATCGGAGAGCACCTGCGGCCCGGAGACCTGCTGCTGGTCAACACGTCCGGCACACTGCCCGCAGCGGTCGACGGTCCGTCGGTCACTGTGCATTTCTCCACAGCACTCGACGACGGCACCTGGGTGGTCGAGCTGCGCGACGGCGGTGCACCGAAGTTCGACGGTACGGCGGGTGATCGGCTGGAGCTGCCAGAGGGCGTGCTGACACTGCTGGCGCCGTGCCAGTCGGAGAGCAATCGCCTGTGGATCGCCAGGCCGCCAGTGCCCGACGTACCCGGCTATCTGCAGCGGCATGGGCGTCCGATCACGTACAACTACATCGGCAAGCAGTGGCCGCTGGCGGCGTACCAGACTGTGTTCGCGCGCGAACCGGGCAGTGCGGAAATGCCCAGCGCAGCAAGGCCGTTCAGCTTCGAGCTGGTGAGCCATCTGGCGTCGCAGGGCGTACTGATCGCGCCGATCATGCTGCACTGCGGTGTTTCCTCGCTGGAGAGCCATGAGGCGCCCCAGCCCGAGCGGTACGACGTACCCGCGCACACGGCCCGTTTGGTGCACTGGGTCAAGGCGAACGGCGGACGGGTCATCGCGGTCGGCACCACTGCAGTTCGCGCGATCGAATCGGCGGTCGACGGCGGAGTGAACCCGTCGCATGGTTGGACCGACCTGGTCCTCAGCCCGGATCGCCCGCCGCAGATCGTCGACGGGCTCATCACTGGCTGGCATGCGCCCGAGGCATCGCATCTGTTGCTGCTGGAGTCAGTTGCCGGCACGGAGTTGGTACAACGCGCGTACGACGCCGCCGTACAGGAGAACTATCTCTGGCACGAGTTCGGCGACAGCTGTCTGCTGCTCAGGTCTTCGTCCCGGTGA
- a CDS encoding ABC transporter permease produces MNRRLVRAIVAKELREFRRNRTLVVGMAIVPLIFSVQPLVSVFALTTSASGPLRREHVLLYLLGIPALVPSLVASYSVVGEREQGTLEPLLTTPIRREELLLGKALATFLPAVAVAYGVFALFLVCVGVFAQPGVASALIRPPDLIAQLVFTPLLAGWSIWVAIVISARFNDVRVAQQLSTVASLPSIALTTLVALNVIHPSLRIAILAAVILVLLNRIGWRVASAVFDRERLITGTKT; encoded by the coding sequence GTGAACAGGAGACTGGTCCGGGCGATCGTCGCCAAGGAACTGCGCGAGTTCCGGCGGAACCGGACCCTTGTCGTTGGGATGGCCATCGTTCCGCTGATCTTCTCCGTCCAGCCGCTGGTCAGCGTCTTCGCCCTGACCACGTCGGCGTCGGGGCCGCTGCGCCGGGAGCACGTGCTGTTGTACCTGCTCGGCATCCCGGCCCTCGTACCGTCGCTGGTCGCCTCCTACTCGGTGGTTGGCGAGCGCGAACAGGGCACTCTCGAACCGCTTCTCACCACCCCGATCCGCCGCGAGGAACTGCTGCTCGGCAAGGCGTTGGCCACCTTCCTCCCCGCCGTTGCCGTCGCGTACGGCGTCTTCGCGCTGTTCCTGGTCTGCGTCGGGGTGTTCGCTCAGCCAGGCGTGGCCTCGGCGCTCATTCGCCCGCCTGACCTGATTGCCCAGCTGGTGTTCACACCGCTGCTCGCCGGCTGGTCGATCTGGGTCGCCATCGTGATCTCGGCCCGGTTCAACGACGTTCGGGTGGCTCAACAGCTGTCGACCGTCGCCAGCCTGCCGTCCATCGCGCTGACGACCCTGGTCGCCTTGAACGTCATCCACCCGTCTCTGAGGATCGCGATCCTCGCCGCGGTCATCCTCGTACTGCTGAACCGCATCGGCTGGCGCGTCGCCTCGGCGGTGTTCGATCGCGAACGGCTGATCACCGGGACGAAGACCTGA
- a CDS encoding DUF4328 domain-containing protein yields the protein MSHPQALLTAVEDQEEWQPHAAEEFQQVGTVGKIAIGLLGASTVTHLLSTWSDWNTYSVVHRYLGGMPNVDDADLNRADAIAKVTAIPNVIISVAAAVVFVIWLWRARVNSEVFCQADHRRSHGWVLASWFCPGPNLWYPKQIVDDVWLASDPKTPVYTDDLRRFRTPPLTSVWWVAWIGALAFDVVVRRFLMWMEATVGSLRGIALAGTASLVLTAVSAVGATMVIRKINHMQTTRAWVPWWDQAPKLSAVPSYEVTQVPSYANDDTDEQPAISEPIAASSSMGLVREPQLQMAGGPQAPAGSPFAPQAPAPSPFAPAAPQQPEPQGFPGDGAAAPAAFAGDPSIEESPKWSPFAPVVESWPGGDAGPATEQFSPIESWRDEKPAAEPTYEAQTSWSDYRSTDDVLGTTSTTSSWLDEAAPMTVVQPDPYAYQPEPQRQPAEEPWAARYSEPYSYEADYTSSTVEAQTAPEPEPAPVARAGRRAARVAVDSPSAIQPAVGNHSNSTHAAEEHTGYSAYSDHSVYGQSEHTQPSSHVSASSGYYEPAPAPSYQEQDDFLTPSKPLPPVPSYGPEPTYSSGNEDYTNYESSSYSSDYSPYSSEYSSNSYSSSNYEYDAYSSSTGSEYTSTESYETYSPNYASESYGSQYSPEPEQPEQTEYQQQSPYAYEEQPTDPEQPTAPRTQPRRGRWV from the coding sequence GTGAGCCACCCGCAGGCACTATTGACTGCTGTCGAGGACCAGGAAGAGTGGCAGCCGCACGCGGCTGAGGAGTTCCAGCAAGTCGGGACGGTCGGCAAGATCGCCATCGGACTGCTGGGGGCGTCAACGGTCACTCACCTGCTGTCCACTTGGTCGGACTGGAACACGTACTCCGTTGTCCACCGCTACCTCGGCGGGATGCCGAACGTCGACGACGCGGATCTCAACCGCGCCGACGCGATCGCCAAGGTCACCGCGATCCCGAACGTGATCATCTCGGTCGCCGCCGCGGTCGTCTTCGTCATCTGGCTCTGGCGGGCCCGGGTCAACTCCGAGGTGTTCTGCCAGGCCGACCACCGCCGCAGCCACGGCTGGGTGCTGGCGAGCTGGTTCTGCCCCGGACCGAACCTCTGGTACCCGAAGCAGATCGTCGACGACGTCTGGCTCGCGAGCGACCCGAAGACCCCGGTCTACACCGACGACCTGCGCCGGTTCAGGACTCCGCCCCTCACGTCCGTGTGGTGGGTGGCCTGGATCGGCGCTCTTGCGTTCGACGTCGTGGTCCGCCGGTTCCTGATGTGGATGGAAGCGACCGTCGGTTCGCTGCGCGGCATCGCCCTGGCCGGTACGGCGTCGCTCGTGCTGACTGCGGTGTCCGCGGTCGGGGCGACGATGGTGATCCGCAAGATCAACCACATGCAGACCACCCGCGCGTGGGTGCCGTGGTGGGACCAGGCGCCGAAGCTCAGCGCGGTCCCGTCGTACGAGGTGACCCAGGTTCCGTCGTACGCGAACGACGACACCGACGAGCAGCCCGCGATCTCCGAGCCGATCGCCGCGTCGTCCTCGATGGGTCTGGTCCGCGAGCCGCAGTTGCAGATGGCCGGCGGTCCCCAGGCCCCGGCCGGCAGCCCGTTCGCCCCGCAGGCACCTGCTCCGAGCCCGTTCGCTCCGGCCGCGCCCCAGCAGCCCGAGCCGCAGGGCTTCCCCGGCGACGGCGCCGCCGCCCCGGCCGCGTTCGCCGGCGATCCCTCGATCGAAGAGTCGCCGAAGTGGAGCCCGTTCGCTCCGGTGGTGGAGAGCTGGCCGGGCGGCGACGCCGGTCCGGCGACCGAGCAGTTCAGCCCGATCGAGTCCTGGCGGGACGAGAAGCCGGCCGCCGAGCCGACGTACGAGGCGCAGACGTCCTGGAGCGACTACCGCAGCACCGACGACGTGCTCGGTACGACGAGCACGACGAGCAGCTGGCTCGACGAGGCCGCACCGATGACCGTCGTCCAGCCCGACCCGTACGCGTACCAGCCGGAGCCCCAGCGGCAGCCGGCCGAGGAGCCGTGGGCCGCGCGCTACTCCGAGCCGTACTCGTACGAGGCCGACTACACGTCCTCCACAGTGGAGGCGCAGACCGCACCCGAGCCTGAGCCCGCGCCAGTTGCGCGCGCCGGACGCCGGGCCGCTCGGGTCGCGGTCGACAGCCCGTCGGCGATCCAGCCGGCCGTCGGTAACCACTCCAACTCCACCCACGCCGCGGAGGAGCACACCGGATACTCGGCGTACTCCGACCACAGCGTCTACGGCCAGTCCGAGCACACGCAGCCGTCGTCGCACGTGTCGGCGTCCTCCGGGTACTACGAGCCGGCACCGGCGCCGAGCTACCAGGAGCAGGACGACTTCCTGACGCCGTCGAAGCCGCTCCCGCCGGTCCCGTCGTACGGTCCGGAGCCGACGTACTCCTCGGGCAACGAGGACTACACGAACTACGAGTCGTCGTCGTACAGCTCGGACTACTCGCCCTACAGCTCGGAGTACAGCAGCAACAGCTACAGCTCGAGTAACTACGAATACGACGCTTACAGCAGCAGCACCGGGTCGGAGTACACCAGCACCGAGTCGTACGAGACCTACAGCCCGAACTACGCGTCGGAGTCGTACGGTTCGCAGTACTCGCCGGAGCCGGAGCAGCCCGAGCAGACGGAGTACCAGCAGCAGTCGCCGTACGCGTACGAGGAGCAGCCCACCGACCCCGAGCAGCCGACCGCACCGCGGACGCAGCCGCGCCGTGGCCGCTGGGTCTGA
- a CDS encoding SDR family NAD(P)-dependent oxidoreductase, whose protein sequence is MTPDTSNRPVALITGASAGLGLALAHGLAERGWTLVIDARGAGPLKDAADALANRTDVVPLAGDVTDPEHRRDLVEVVNQLGRLDLLVNNASYLGPSPLQALAAADLDELRRVYEVDVLAPIALTQALLPALTAAAGVLINISSDAAVEAYETWGGYGSAKAALDHATRVLAAEHPTLSVYAVDPGDLRTAMHQAAFPGEDISDRPEPTTVVPAFLKLLDSRPESGRYRAAEFAPAVTP, encoded by the coding sequence ATGACTCCTGATACCTCGAACCGTCCTGTCGCGCTGATCACCGGTGCGTCCGCCGGGCTCGGGCTCGCCCTGGCCCACGGGCTGGCCGAGCGTGGCTGGACGCTGGTGATCGACGCCCGGGGCGCCGGTCCGCTCAAGGACGCGGCCGATGCCCTGGCCAACCGCACCGACGTGGTCCCGCTGGCCGGTGATGTGACCGATCCCGAGCACCGACGCGACCTGGTCGAGGTGGTGAACCAGCTCGGTCGGCTCGACCTGCTCGTGAACAACGCCAGCTACCTCGGACCGAGTCCGCTGCAGGCACTCGCCGCTGCTGACCTCGACGAACTACGTCGCGTCTACGAGGTCGACGTCCTCGCACCGATCGCGTTGACGCAGGCCCTGCTACCCGCGCTCACCGCAGCGGCCGGTGTGCTGATCAACATCAGCTCCGACGCCGCAGTGGAGGCCTACGAGACCTGGGGTGGCTACGGCTCGGCCAAGGCCGCACTCGACCACGCGACGCGAGTGCTGGCCGCTGAGCACCCCACGCTGTCGGTGTACGCCGTCGATCCGGGCGATCTGCGGACTGCGATGCACCAGGCTGCATTCCCGGGTGAGGACATCTCGGACCGGCCCGAGCCGACGACCGTAGTACCCGCGTTCCTGAAGCTGCTGGACAGCCGGCCGGAGAGTGGACGGTACCGAGCGGCCGAGTTCGCGCCGGCGGTGACGCCGTGA